Within Nosocomiicoccus ampullae, the genomic segment CATCATAGTTTAAACCTTTTTCATCTTCAAATTGATCTAACGCACCGATTTCTTCAAACATCTCTTTTGCTTCTTCTTTATCTTCAGCTTCAATCTCATCATATTTTGCAGTGGTTGTTGTTACTTGTCGAATTAATTCTTCCCCATCATGTGTCAAGTCAACATTTACGACCACACCATCTTCTTTCTTTTCATATGTGACAGTTTCTGTTTTTTCATCATCTTTAGGTTGTTCGTCTTTTTCTTTATTTTCAACTGGTTGTTCTAAATTTTTCTCATCATTATTATCATCTTTGCCACATGCAGCAAGTGTCACTACAACTGTTAAAGATACAAACGTTAAAATTATCTTTTTCATATTCACTCCACCTTTAATTCGTTCGTGACATAAGTTTAAATCTATTTAAACAGTAGTGCAAATAAGTTTACAATAAGGTTTAAATGTTTCTTTTTCTAGAATTATGTGTAGAATATGAATACTACTTTCAAGAAGGTGACACAATGTTTTTAGGTAAACTCGCGATGCCACACACAACTAGTGGTTGGATATTCATAATATTATTGTTCGTCGGAGTGATTGTCATTTCAATGCGGTTTGATAACCGTTTTAAGCGAAACCAAAACGATACAAATACTGCACAACTCGAAAAAGAAAGTCTAACGACTCATAACGATAACCAAGTAGTCTATAAAAAAGTCAATGACATTAATAATACATCATCTATCGTAAAAATCGTTTACGAAAATGATCATCCAATTTCAATTGAAAAAACAGAGATATTTACAACAAAAGAGGGAAATATCGAAGAGTCTGAGCTAAGAAAAAGAAAGCAAAAACTTCAAAAAGAAGTGCTTGATGGCGTAATGAGTTTTGACACCGTTGAATACGTCGACTCAAGCTATCATCGTGATGGTGAGCACTTAATTGGTAAAGCATATATGAAACAAGCATTAAATAACGATACGAATAGCGAAACACTCATCGGTTTGACACTGCCATTTACTAAACATCAAATTGAAAAGAAAATGATAAGAGATGGGTATAAGAAATATTAAAACGAACGATTCAAAGAATCGTTCGTTTTTCACTACTCTTTTACAATCTCCACATCGCCTAAATTATCCATGCTGAATCGACTCGAACGTGTTTCGAACCAGTCTTCTAGAAATTCTTTGTTAAAAACTTCTTTTAAATCCGCTTCTTTTGTAGAATCTCCACTAAATGATTCGTATAGTTTTTTATCATCCGCTTTATACTTCACTTTGTATGTACTACCATTATCAGTAATCTCAACAATGAATCCACCACCAACGTCTTCAAAGTGATATTCAACGGACACCTTTTCAACATTTTCGATCTCTTTATATTTTGTCTCAATCTCATCTTCTTCTTTGTCAAAAAGCGTTGAAGACGATGAATATTTTGTTTTAGATATTGAGTAAATTTCTTCAAATACATTTTCGTATTTTTCATGATTCGCGATTTTAAACGCTGCAAAAACTATAAATATAACAAATAATACAATGAGCACTATAAAGACAGGACGCTTCATGACTAGATCTCCATTTCATATATATTCATTTACATTGTGCAATTTTTAACGAATTTTGTCTACCTTCTTAAAAAATGTGCTTGTTTTCACATAATATGGCTAAAAACCTTGATTTAGTATGAACTATATAGGAAAATATATATGTAAACAATGACTCTAAATTTTATAACAATTTTGTCAAACGTTCTCTTTTATAAAGAAACGTTCATGATTTAAAATAAAATTAAGAAGAAAATTTAAGAAAGGAATGGTTTTTATGAGTCGTAAAGACGATACAAAACCAAAAAAGAAACTACTGAATAATGTCACATGGACTATTATTGCATTTATAGTTCTTATTGGAATTTTACTTATTCCAACACCAGACAACTTACCAGTAGTTGCACATATGGCACTTGCGATTTTAGCATTTGCAATTATTATGTGGGTAACTGAAGCCGTGTCGTATCCGACATCTTCTGTAATGATTTTAGCACTTATTATATTACTTATTGGATTTAGTCCAACTGGAGAGCTCGGTCAATATTTAACTAAAGGGGATTTATCTGGCGCTGACCCTGTTGGTACTAAAAATGCACTAGGACTCGCATTTAGTGGGTATTCTTCACCTGCACTTGTGCTAGTTGCTGCGGCACTATTTTTAGCAGCTGCGATGCAATCAACGAATTTACACAAACGTCTTGCACTTTTCATATTATCACTCGTTGGTAATAAAACTTCTCGAATTGTAATCGGAAGTATTGTCGTTTCAATTATTCTAGCATTCTTCGTTCCATCAGCAACTGCACGTGCAGGCGCTGTTATTCCAATTTTAATTGGTATGATTACAGCATTTAATATTTCTAAAGATAGTAAACTTGCTGCTCTTTTAGTTATGACTGCAGTACAAGCTGTTTCAATTTGGAACATCGGTATTAAAACAGCTGCGGCACAAAACTTAGTGGCAATTAACTTCATCGGTGATACGATGGGCGTTGACATTTCATGGGGTGAATGGTTCTTATACGCAGCTCCATGGTCAATCATTATGTCAATCATTCTTTACTTTATCATGATGAAAGTCATGAAACCTGAGTACGATGAAGTACCTGGTGGTTCTGAAATGATTAAATCTCAACTCGACGACATGGGTAAAATTACTGGTCCTGAATGGCGTTTAATTATTATCTCTGTACTATTACTTGTCGGTTGGGCAACTGAAAAAGTATTACACCCAATTGACTCATCATCACTCACGTTAGTTGCGATCGCAGTGATGTTAATGCCTAAAATTGGTGTAATTAAATGGGAAGACGCTGTGAAGTACATCCCTTGGGGTACGGTCATCGTATTCGGTGCAGGTATTTCACTTGGTAGTTTACTTCTAAATACAGGTGGTGCTCAGTGGTTAAGTGATAAAACATTCGGATCACTTGGTTTAGATTCTATGCCGATACTTGCAACAATTATTATTGTTTCTATATTTAACGTACTCATCCACTTAGGATTTGCGAGTGCAACAAGTTTAGCTTCGGCATTAATCCCTGTATTTATATCACTTACAGCAACATTAAACTTAGGTGATCAAGCAATTGGTTTCGTATTAATTCAACAGTTCGTTATTAGCTTTGGATTCTTATTACCAATCAGCTCACCACAAGGTATGCTCGCTTACGGTACTGAGACATTTACAGTTAAACAGTACTTTAAAGCCGGTGTACCACTAACAATTGCTGGTTTACTCTTAATCTTCCTATTCAGTGCAACATACTGGAAATGGATTGGATTGCTATAATCGAATAAAAAAATATAGCCCTATGACTTTTTTGAGGCTGAATTAAAGCATGCTTCCTAAGTGATTTAGGAAACATGCTTTTTATTTTGCTTCGGTTTTTATAATTTGACTAGTTTTTTATTACTATCTCATATATCATACAAATATGTAAGCGTTTTTAAAAAAGGAGGAATATTTATGGCAGAAATGGATAAATCATTACAAAGAAAAGTCTTAACAGCAAGTTTAGTTGGATCATCAATTGAGTGGTTTGACTTTTTCTTATATGCGTCTGTGGCAAGTGTAGTATTTAACACGCAATATTTCGTCACAGATAACCCTACACTTTCAACGATGATCGCTTATTTTGGTCTTGCATTATCATTTTTTATACGTCCTTTTGGAGGCGTTTTCTTTTCACATATTGGAGATAAAATCGGTCGTAAGCGTACGCTCGTCATTACACTAACATTAATGGGTGTTGCGACTGTAGGTATCGGTTTAACCCCAACATATGCTCAAATTGGTATCCTCGCACCAATTTTACTTCTGTTCTTTAGACTCATTCAAGGATTAGGAATTAGTGGTGAATGGGGAGGCGCATTACTCCTTGCAACAGAGTATGCACCGGAATCTAAACGTGGATTTTTCGGAGCTGTACCACAAATGGGAGTTACAATCGGTATGGTACTCGGGTCTTCATCGTTTTACCTAATGACGTCAATTATGAGTGAAGAATTATTTTTAAGTATCGGTTGGAGAATTCCGTTTATCTTAAGTGCATTTTTAGTTTTATTTGGTTTATGGATTCGTAAAGATCTTGATGAAACACCAGAATTTAGAGCATCTATGGAATCAGGTAAAATTCCAAAAGTACCAATTGTTGATACGTGGAAATATCATAAACGTGAAGTACTCATTACGAGTGGTGCAAAATTTGTTGAAACTGCACCGTTCTATATTTTTGGTACATTTATTGTCGGTTATGCAACAAAAACTTTAGGGTATGAATTTAGTACAGTAATGCTTGTCGTTATGATCAGCGCAACAATTACATCAATTTTCATTCCTTATATGGGTACACTAAGTGATCGTATTGGTCGCCAAAAGTTATACTTAATCGGCGCAGTAGCGATGTTTTTATTTATGATTCCGTATTTCTTAATGCTTCAAACAAATAACGTAATTATGCTGTTTTTAGCAACGATTATCGGTTTAAGTATTATTTGGTCACCAATAACTGCGGTGCTCGGTACGATGTTCTCTGAAGTATTTAGTACTGAAGTACGTTACACAGGTGTGACACTTGGCTATCAAATTGGAGCAGCACTTGCAGGTGGTACAGCTCCGATGGTCGCAGAATTTTTAATGGGCAAATTCGATCAATCATGGTTACCAGTCGCTCTATACATTATGGTTATCTCTTTAATTTCAATTTTCAGTGTGTTACAAATTAAACATAAGCCACAAGTTCAAGAAAGCAAATTAACTGTAGAAGAAGTTTAAATTACGGGAGGTTTCAAATTGAAAACTTTTACTGATAAAGAAATCGAACAAGTCTATAAAATGGACGAAGCAATTAAAGATACTTACAACACATTAAACACTTTAAATGAAGGTCTTATTAAAATGGAGCAACGTACAGTGATTCCTGTTGAAGGCGATAAAGTAATGCTTTACATGCCATGTGTTGATAACAAAGAAAAATTTTCAGCAGTGAAAATTATCTCAATTTACCCAGATAATGCAGCAGACGGTTATCCTGCAACACAAGCAGTTACTGTACTAACAGAACTCGAGCACGGTGAAAACGTCGCAACGCTTGATGCGAGCTATTTAACAAAATTACGTACCGGTGCGATGACAGGTATTGCGACAGATTTACTCTCTAAAAAAGAGGCAAAAGAATTAGGTATTATCGGAACAGGCGGCATGGCATTCGAACAAGCACTCGGAGTATTAGAAGTTCGTGATATTAAAAAGATTCGCTTATTTAATCGTACGTTAAGTAAATGTGACAATTTTAAAATACGTTTGGAAGAACACGGTGTAAAAGCAGATATTGAAATTTGTGAAGACGTAAATGACGTAACAAGTGCTTCAGACATCATCAATACTGCAACGAACTCAACACAAGCAGTGTTTGAAGACGAACACGTAAAAGAAGGTGCGCACATTAATGGTCTTGGATCATACATGCCTGAAATGCGTGAAATTCACACTGATTCAATTAAACGAGCACGCCACGTAATATTCGACGACGTCGACGGTGTAATTGAAGAAGCGGGAGAATTCATTCATGCAGTAGAGTCTGGAGATTTTAAATGGAACAAAGCAATCGGTTTAAAAGATGCATTAAATCAAGAATTTGAAAGAAATAACTCAGATATCACAATTTTTAAATCCGTTGGTGCATCTTACTATGATATGTCTGCAGCAATCGGCGCTTATAAAAAATTAGTGTAAAAATTTTAGTTAAATTAACATAACTTACATCTGTACTTATAAAATATTAGTTAGTAATTACTATTAAAGAGAAACTTTGAAATAGTTTCTCTTTTTTGTTCGGTTAAAAATGAGAAATATATGATAAACTAACTTATGTTAATTTCAAAATTAAAGGAGTCTATTAATAATGGCTAAAGAGAATTTAAATCATCAGCCTATACCTGATAGCGGTTTCTTCGGACAACCAAGAGGCCTATCTACATTATTCTTTACCGAATTTTGGGAACGTTTTAGTTACTATGGAATGAAAGCAATTCTAGCTTACTACTTATACTACTCGGTAACTAAAGGTGGATTTGGACTCGATCAATCAACCGCTTTACAAATCGTATCAATTTATGGTGCGTTAATTTATATGAGTGGTATTATTGGTGGCTGGTTAGCAGATAGAATTTTCGGTATTAGACATTCCATTTTCTATGGTGGAATTCTAATAATGTTCGGTCACATTTTACTCGCATTACCAAATAACTTTACTATTTTATTAATCGCATTATTTTTACTCATTATTGGTACTGGTCTTTTAAAACCAAATATTTCAACAAATGTTGGTATGTTATATGAAAAAGATGATCCAAGAGTGGACGGTGGTTTTACTTTATTCTACATGTCGATTAACTTAGGAAGTTTACTCGCACCACTACTTGTTGGTACGCTACAAGTAAACTTCGGATTCCATGCAGGTTTTGCGCTTGCAGCAATCGGAATGTTCTTAGGACTATTAACGTATGTATTAACAAATAAGAAAAATCTTGGTGACCTAGGTTTAAAACCATCAGATCCTTTAAAAGATGAAGAAAAGAAAAAGTTCAGCATCATCGCTATAGTTGTAATACTTGTGATTGCCCTATTTATTACATTCACATTAATGACGAATACATTAACTATCGGGGCATTTGCGAATTTCATTACATTCCTAGGTGTCGTGTTACCGACTGTACTAATTACAAAAATGATTATGTCTAAAAAAGTTACAAAAAAAGAACGTTCGCACTTATTTGCATACATTCCACTCTTTTTAGCATCTGTAGTTTTCTGGATGATCCAAGAACAAGGTGCGACTGTACTTGCAGCTTTTGCAGATACTAAAACAGAGTTAAGTGTCTCTAAATTAACAAATGGTTTGATTGACTTTAATATACCTGCAGCTTGGTTCCAGTCATTAAACCCTGTATTCATAGTATTACTTGCACCACTAATGTCACGCTTATGGATTAAACTTGGAAAACATAATCCTTCAACTGTTACGAAATTTACTGTTGGGGTATTACTTGCAGGTGCAGCATATCTCGTAATGATTATACCTTTAAATACTGAAGGTTTAATTCACCCACTATGGCTTGTCCTAAGTTTCTTATTAGTAACTGTTGGTGAATTATTCGTGTCACCAATTGGTCTATCTACGACGACAAAACTTGCACCAACTGCGTTCCAGTCACAAATGATGTCTATTTGGTTCTTATCAAATGCAATGGCACAAGGACTAAACGCACAGATGGTTAAGCTTTATGCTCTTATTAATACTCAGCAGTACTTTATGTATTCAGGACTGATTGCTGTAGGTGTTGCAGTTGTTTTAATTGTTTTAGGATCAAAAATCCGTAAAGTTATGGGTAAACTATAATTTTTTCAAACTGTAATTCAGTTTTTACGAAACTGTGTTACAG encodes:
- a CDS encoding DUF1307 domain-containing protein yields the protein MKKIILTFVSLTVVVTLAACGKDDNNDEKNLEQPVENKEKDEQPKDDEKTETVTYEKKEDGVVVNVDLTHDGEELIRQVTTTTAKYDEIEAEDKEEAKEMFEEIGALDQFEDEKGLNYDVDFKEDHFVETLDVEYTKLSQERLNELARPADDNEEGRFTKVSYDLTVKDLEEAGFKKK
- a CDS encoding TipC family immunity protein → MKRPVFIVLIVLFVIFIVFAAFKIANHEKYENVFEEIYSISKTKYSSSSTLFDKEEDEIETKYKEIENVEKVSVEYHFEDVGGGFIVEITDNGSTYKVKYKADDKKLYESFSGDSTKEADLKEVFNKEFLEDWFETRSSRFSMDNLGDVEIVKE
- a CDS encoding SLC13 family permease, with product MSRKDDTKPKKKLLNNVTWTIIAFIVLIGILLIPTPDNLPVVAHMALAILAFAIIMWVTEAVSYPTSSVMILALIILLIGFSPTGELGQYLTKGDLSGADPVGTKNALGLAFSGYSSPALVLVAAALFLAAAMQSTNLHKRLALFILSLVGNKTSRIVIGSIVVSIILAFFVPSATARAGAVIPILIGMITAFNISKDSKLAALLVMTAVQAVSIWNIGIKTAAAQNLVAINFIGDTMGVDISWGEWFLYAAPWSIIMSIILYFIMMKVMKPEYDEVPGGSEMIKSQLDDMGKITGPEWRLIIISVLLLVGWATEKVLHPIDSSSLTLVAIAVMLMPKIGVIKWEDAVKYIPWGTVIVFGAGISLGSLLLNTGGAQWLSDKTFGSLGLDSMPILATIIIVSIFNVLIHLGFASATSLASALIPVFISLTATLNLGDQAIGFVLIQQFVISFGFLLPISSPQGMLAYGTETFTVKQYFKAGVPLTIAGLLLIFLFSATYWKWIGLL
- a CDS encoding MFS transporter is translated as MDKSLQRKVLTASLVGSSIEWFDFFLYASVASVVFNTQYFVTDNPTLSTMIAYFGLALSFFIRPFGGVFFSHIGDKIGRKRTLVITLTLMGVATVGIGLTPTYAQIGILAPILLLFFRLIQGLGISGEWGGALLLATEYAPESKRGFFGAVPQMGVTIGMVLGSSSFYLMTSIMSEELFLSIGWRIPFILSAFLVLFGLWIRKDLDETPEFRASMESGKIPKVPIVDTWKYHKREVLITSGAKFVETAPFYIFGTFIVGYATKTLGYEFSTVMLVVMISATITSIFIPYMGTLSDRIGRQKLYLIGAVAMFLFMIPYFLMLQTNNVIMLFLATIIGLSIIWSPITAVLGTMFSEVFSTEVRYTGVTLGYQIGAALAGGTAPMVAEFLMGKFDQSWLPVALYIMVISLISIFSVLQIKHKPQVQESKLTVEEV
- a CDS encoding ornithine cyclodeaminase family protein, whose amino-acid sequence is MKTFTDKEIEQVYKMDEAIKDTYNTLNTLNEGLIKMEQRTVIPVEGDKVMLYMPCVDNKEKFSAVKIISIYPDNAADGYPATQAVTVLTELEHGENVATLDASYLTKLRTGAMTGIATDLLSKKEAKELGIIGTGGMAFEQALGVLEVRDIKKIRLFNRTLSKCDNFKIRLEEHGVKADIEICEDVNDVTSASDIINTATNSTQAVFEDEHVKEGAHINGLGSYMPEMREIHTDSIKRARHVIFDDVDGVIEEAGEFIHAVESGDFKWNKAIGLKDALNQEFERNNSDITIFKSVGASYYDMSAAIGAYKKLV
- a CDS encoding peptide MFS transporter gives rise to the protein MAKENLNHQPIPDSGFFGQPRGLSTLFFTEFWERFSYYGMKAILAYYLYYSVTKGGFGLDQSTALQIVSIYGALIYMSGIIGGWLADRIFGIRHSIFYGGILIMFGHILLALPNNFTILLIALFLLIIGTGLLKPNISTNVGMLYEKDDPRVDGGFTLFYMSINLGSLLAPLLVGTLQVNFGFHAGFALAAIGMFLGLLTYVLTNKKNLGDLGLKPSDPLKDEEKKKFSIIAIVVILVIALFITFTLMTNTLTIGAFANFITFLGVVLPTVLITKMIMSKKVTKKERSHLFAYIPLFLASVVFWMIQEQGATVLAAFADTKTELSVSKLTNGLIDFNIPAAWFQSLNPVFIVLLAPLMSRLWIKLGKHNPSTVTKFTVGVLLAGAAYLVMIIPLNTEGLIHPLWLVLSFLLVTVGELFVSPIGLSTTTKLAPTAFQSQMMSIWFLSNAMAQGLNAQMVKLYALINTQQYFMYSGLIAVGVAVVLIVLGSKIRKVMGKL